In the genome of Flavobacterium panacagri, one region contains:
- a CDS encoding gliding motility-associated C-terminal domain-containing protein, whose protein sequence is MKKNFTFCNLKYQMRLLGLLTLFFLCTNAFSQTICRPVSQTNSQGGLLCVGLNVDSPANAYDSAGLTTYATLTNAVGVGCFVEETMTLNQTARAGDQIAIYFGTGNGLLDVGLLSNASLQAKNSGVNVGSSVALNSPLLNLNLLNGNTVAVAKYTVTGDTNQIQIQVGGLVSLLVSLRIYDVRLEFAQPTVTGGLSQTVCAGSATTLTATPAAGTTLAWYSSASSTTPLATGNTYTTPALSNTTTYYIGISRTAGCEGNVRVPVVLNISNPVAPAISNSGLTVCSTGATQQTTLSVLNPVPGTTYSWYSAGSGGTALATGTTYSPTVSLGTTPFFVEASIGSCISSRVQTNVVSTAVPANPTVLTQSVTIQSGQNATLMASSSELGVQLNWYEAATGGSPVASNTATFVTPILTANKTYYVEAQSPNGSCPSALRIPVTVTVQPASLVGCLEASSQAIVQNGLCLLCSSANPNNSVDGNTATATQLSVPVGLINGWIQQTVQFANPGKAGDIVDVDLELPGGIADLSLLGAVSLATYNGATYNNDRVAVNNPLITLQLLSGNRFRASVVAGANFDRVEIRLGGLATVLTTVNIYQATYRYKAPVITGNTTVCSGQATTLTASLAVGETVNWYSAATGGTSLASTASFTTPVLTVPTTYYVQVARNGCVNSERNPVQVLVDIPVNPVVTFSPTTICSGQSTTITVQTPIAGTIYNWYDAATGGNLVFTGTSFTTPALAVNTNYYVEAAIGSCTSLSRTPVDLIVSPVPATPTFASSDVIIHSGQTITLAVQNPAAGVRYNWYDVPTGGASIVFDATNYTPSPALTANKTYYVEAVNILTDCANSVRGVINVIVIPNVTTCLQANAQTVSSDPTLPVSLCLGCNVLNANDAVDGNINTYSQFTVPVGLGGYIQQSLTFATPGQTGDIIDVELEIPGGVLDISALSYISLATYNGAAFNNDRISINNNLLNIQLLTGNRFKASFTATAPFTTLEVRYNAGVSLLTNLYLYQASYRFPNAAVTGAANPICVGQSATLTPVSTGGETFTWYTVPTGGTAITPTPGGVLTTPALSATTTYYLQGTRLGCDNSLRQGVTVTVLPIPTDADITVTTPIEATCAGGAVIAPSTTIAGAQFRYYTDQDKATEIVDGSTIGTASFTKDPVTGALTITGLTAGTYNYYISILNGGTCENLNNTLKQVTVNFPSTTPLTVIATPLVACGSANLRNGITNFDSTGNTTYTFYDSSNNVITSDAASNITISGVYSVEAQDNTSTCPSARASITVTINALPSLVITNPQESVNVGSNVTLAAVSTGSVSWYDPQGNPLPSGTTGVLNIPGVYTYTAVASDGICTATATKIINVIDLSSCQTLAERVYATGQTSGSIITGTVTAGTNAIDGNPQTFSTITTGLGLLGVGTTWQDLTWPTTIAKGTPVTIKLGSEYSLLAVGQNLSVVGLNGSTPIGAMQSVSGSLLNLISGDNTYEFTFVPSDASGPQDYTGIRIQSASVVSVAQNTKVFDAHYNRPVSSVACTPGDIQDIFYGATDLGLPVGAVTGTVGVSDAWNIADNDITTFATMYSAVGVLTAADLTVQFKTPSVVSDTLRIVISKPGTLLDVNLLTGFTIQRYLGNVAVGAPIQNTSTLLSLRLLPGNSLAMVLVSSPTEIYDRVRIRFGGVAGVLDFLRVHTVERTANTTVIGADPQNKITVCPGSDITLQIPEDACSTYIWYDAITGGNPLASGIKYTVLANLAAGIYKYYVQPVRYGCETFARGEVTVEVKASAPVNALTDITLNGGTTTSICSISGSVTLATSLSGTPVLTNPVYHWYSLNGTTHQLIPGETTSQLVVNGLLPGTYTYYVGVSSDQFCETSEADRKQITFTILPPSTVNDILVDDVTVCHSVPASLTPTAPSLTSPVFTWYLDVNKTQPITSGSVIAGVTYTIDAAGVLTAVGLTKAMSPITYYVAVSSSNTCENLAGTLQDAVIIISDPNTPTTTDTTQDFCSVITPTVANIQVNESNVVWYNVETGGTPLASTTALVNGIYYAAATDAITGCESSIRLAVTISINDPGTPTLVTAGTQNFCLVNAPTFASIQTNESNIVWYTALTGGTLIPSTTVLTTGQYFAAISDPATGCESAVRLTVDVIVSDPGTPTLVTAGTQNFCLEDAPTFASIQTNESNIVWYTALTGGTLIPSAAALTTGTYYAAISDPATGCESASRLTVEVIVNDPGTPTLVTAGTQNFCLVNAPTFASVQFNQSNIIWYTALSGGTVIAPTTALTSGTYYASISDPATGCESASRLTVDVIVSDPGTPTLVTAGTQNFCLVNAPTFASIQTNESNIVWYTALTGGTLIPSTTVLTTGQYFAAISDPATGCESAVRLTVDVIVSDPGTPTLVTAGTQNFCLEDAPTFASIQTNESNIVWYTALTGGILIPSAAALTTGTYYAAISDPATGCESASRLTVEVIVNDPGTPTLVTAGTQNFCLVNAPTFASVQFNQSNIIWYTALTGGTVIAPTTALTTGQYFAAISDPATGCESAVRLTVDVIVSDPGTPTLVTAGTQNFCLVNAPTFASVQFNQSNIIWYTALTGGTLIPSTIALTSGTYYAAISDPATGCESSVRLQVAVSVTDPATPTTNATTQTFCSGVNPTVANIQVNESNVVWYTTQNGGTALASTAVLTTATYFGAIKDPVTGCESSVRLQVAVTVGNTINPTTNNTAQTFCSTTVPTIANIQVNESNVTWYTAATGGTALPAGTVLTSGVYFGNIVDAATGCESTTRLQVTVTVVNPSATPTTNNATQNFCTLNSPTVANIQVNEANVVWYTTATGGTALATTAALTTGIYYGAVSSAIGCENPVRLAVTVNVNAPSVITTTNTAQKFCLSAVPTLANIQVNEANVVWYAAATGGTPLAANTALTATTYYAGALANTTNGCDNGSRLAITVSFENDAAYQIATTDDTPCVFKGVTYSIANGKSDYVWTINGGTIVTGGGTADGSVTVSWSDVGPGTVTVSYINTCDERTTKTLNVSVTSCSDLTITHTVDNPTPNFGDKVTFTITVNNVGEGDFINTIVSNLLPSGLELVSSSTTSGTYDPNTQLWTIPRLNAGQSVVLTIVAEVLPNGNYTSVATVETSTPLDVDASNNSASVTLEPICLTVYNEFTPNNDGKNDLFRIDCIESYPNNELKVFNRYGALVYSKTHYENDWNGTANVSGVVNRGDMLPTGTYFYVITIGDGTVKKGWLSIMR, encoded by the coding sequence ATGAAAAAAAACTTTACTTTTTGTAATCTCAAGTATCAAATGAGATTATTGGGACTTTTAACTTTATTTTTTTTATGCACTAATGCATTCTCTCAGACTATTTGCAGACCCGTGTCTCAAACTAATAGTCAAGGAGGATTATTATGCGTAGGATTAAATGTTGATAGTCCGGCCAACGCTTACGATAGCGCGGGTTTAACGACTTATGCAACTCTAACTAATGCTGTTGGAGTAGGTTGTTTTGTTGAAGAAACGATGACTTTAAACCAGACGGCGAGGGCTGGCGATCAAATTGCCATTTATTTTGGTACGGGCAACGGTCTGCTTGACGTTGGTTTGTTATCAAATGCTTCACTTCAAGCAAAAAATTCGGGTGTCAATGTAGGTTCGAGTGTGGCTCTAAATAGTCCGCTGTTGAACCTGAACTTGTTAAATGGCAATACTGTTGCAGTGGCAAAGTATACTGTAACAGGTGATACAAATCAAATTCAGATTCAGGTTGGAGGACTGGTTAGTCTTCTGGTTAGTCTTCGAATTTATGATGTTCGTTTAGAATTTGCGCAGCCTACTGTAACTGGTGGTTTATCGCAAACCGTTTGTGCTGGATCTGCAACAACCTTAACAGCTACCCCAGCTGCTGGAACTACACTAGCTTGGTATAGTTCAGCTTCTTCTACGACACCTTTAGCTACTGGAAATACATATACAACTCCAGCTTTGTCTAATACTACAACATATTATATAGGTATCTCTAGAACGGCAGGCTGCGAAGGCAATGTTCGTGTGCCGGTTGTTTTAAATATTTCAAATCCGGTTGCGCCGGCAATTAGTAATTCTGGACTTACAGTTTGTTCTACAGGAGCAACACAGCAGACCACTTTGTCTGTTTTAAATCCTGTACCAGGAACTACTTATTCATGGTATTCTGCAGGAAGTGGAGGTACCGCATTAGCAACGGGTACAACTTATTCACCAACCGTTTCATTAGGAACTACTCCGTTTTTTGTGGAGGCCTCTATAGGAAGCTGTATTAGTTCTAGAGTACAAACGAATGTTGTTTCTACAGCTGTTCCGGCAAATCCAACGGTTTTAACTCAAAGTGTTACAATTCAATCAGGTCAGAATGCAACCCTTATGGCTTCCAGTTCTGAACTAGGGGTACAGCTAAATTGGTATGAAGCTGCTACTGGTGGTTCGCCAGTTGCATCGAATACAGCTACTTTCGTTACTCCAATTTTGACAGCTAACAAAACTTATTACGTAGAGGCACAAAGTCCTAATGGAAGTTGTCCTAGTGCTTTAAGAATTCCAGTAACAGTTACTGTGCAGCCTGCATCTTTGGTTGGCTGTCTTGAAGCAAGCAGTCAAGCAATAGTTCAAAATGGTTTGTGTTTGTTATGTAGTTCTGCAAATCCAAATAATTCTGTAGATGGAAATACCGCAACAGCAACGCAATTATCTGTACCAGTTGGATTAATTAATGGATGGATTCAACAGACAGTACAATTTGCAAATCCGGGTAAAGCTGGTGATATTGTAGATGTTGATCTAGAATTGCCAGGCGGAATAGCGGATTTATCATTATTAGGGGCTGTAAGTTTAGCTACTTATAATGGTGCCACGTATAATAATGATAGAGTTGCAGTTAATAATCCATTAATTACTTTACAATTATTATCAGGTAATCGTTTTAGAGCTAGTGTTGTTGCTGGTGCTAACTTTGATCGTGTAGAAATTCGATTAGGTGGTCTAGCAACAGTATTAACTACTGTAAATATTTATCAAGCAACATATAGATATAAAGCTCCAGTGATAACTGGAAATACTACAGTTTGTAGCGGACAAGCTACTACATTAACAGCATCTTTAGCTGTTGGTGAAACTGTTAATTGGTATAGTGCAGCGACTGGCGGAACTTCATTAGCTTCTACTGCTTCATTTACTACACCAGTTTTAACGGTTCCAACTACATATTATGTTCAAGTAGCAAGAAATGGTTGTGTTAATAGTGAGAGAAATCCAGTTCAGGTTTTGGTAGATATTCCTGTAAATCCTGTAGTAACTTTTTCTCCTACGACTATTTGCAGTGGACAGTCTACAACTATAACAGTTCAGACTCCAATTGCAGGTACTATTTATAATTGGTACGATGCTGCAACAGGTGGAAATTTAGTATTTACTGGAACTTCATTTACAACTCCAGCTTTGGCAGTAAATACTAATTATTATGTAGAAGCAGCTATAGGAAGCTGTACGTCATTAAGTCGTACTCCAGTTGATTTAATTGTTAGCCCTGTGCCAGCAACACCAACATTTGCATCATCAGATGTAATTATTCATTCTGGACAAACAATTACATTGGCTGTTCAAAATCCAGCAGCTGGTGTTCGATACAATTGGTACGATGTGCCAACAGGAGGAGCTTCGATAGTTTTTGATGCTACCAATTATACTCCAAGTCCGGCATTAACAGCAAATAAAACCTATTATGTTGAAGCAGTAAATATTTTAACAGACTGTGCTAATTCTGTTAGGGGAGTAATTAATGTTATTGTGATTCCTAATGTAACTACATGTTTACAAGCAAATGCTCAAACAGTATCTTCTGATCCAACACTTCCAGTTTCGTTATGTCTTGGTTGTAATGTTTTAAATGCAAATGACGCTGTGGATGGAAACATTAATACTTATTCACAGTTTACTGTACCAGTTGGTTTAGGTGGATATATTCAGCAAAGTTTAACTTTTGCTACTCCTGGACAAACAGGTGATATAATAGATGTAGAATTGGAAATTCCAGGCGGAGTTTTGGATATATCAGCTTTATCCTATATCAGTTTAGCAACTTATAACGGAGCAGCTTTTAATAATGATAGAATTTCAATTAATAATAATTTATTAAATATTCAATTATTAACAGGAAATAGGTTTAAAGCTAGTTTTACAGCAACGGCACCATTTACGACACTTGAAGTTAGATATAATGCAGGAGTTTCACTTTTAACAAATTTATATCTTTATCAAGCTTCTTACAGATTTCCAAATGCGGCTGTAACAGGAGCGGCAAATCCAATCTGTGTTGGGCAGAGCGCTACCTTAACTCCAGTTTCTACAGGAGGGGAAACTTTTACTTGGTATACGGTGCCTACAGGAGGAACTGCAATAACACCGACACCTGGAGGTGTTTTAACAACGCCAGCTTTATCCGCTACAACTACGTACTATTTACAAGGAACACGTTTAGGCTGTGATAATAGTTTACGCCAAGGAGTTACAGTTACTGTGCTGCCAATTCCTACAGATGCAGACATAACAGTTACAACTCCTATTGAAGCGACTTGTGCCGGAGGAGCAGTTATAGCACCTTCAACAACTATTGCAGGAGCTCAATTTAGATATTATACAGATCAAGATAAAGCAACAGAAATTGTAGATGGAAGTACAATTGGAACTGCGTCATTTACAAAAGATCCAGTAACAGGTGCACTTACAATCACAGGACTTACAGCAGGAACTTATAATTATTATATTTCTATTTTAAATGGTGGAACTTGTGAAAATTTAAATAACACATTAAAACAAGTTACGGTTAATTTTCCTTCGACTACACCTTTAACAGTAATTGCTACTCCATTGGTAGCTTGTGGAAGCGCTAATTTAAGAAATGGAATTACGAATTTTGATTCTACTGGAAATACAACATATACGTTTTATGATTCTTCAAATAATGTAATTACTTCAGATGCTGCATCGAATATTACAATAAGCGGAGTTTATTCGGTAGAGGCTCAAGATAATACTTCTACTTGTCCATCTGCTAGAGCGTCAATAACAGTAACAATTAATGCTTTGCCAAGTTTAGTTATAACAAATCCACAAGAATCAGTGAATGTAGGTTCAAATGTAACCTTGGCAGCTGTTTCAACTGGAAGTGTTTCTTGGTATGATCCGCAAGGAAATCCTTTACCAAGCGGAACAACAGGTGTTTTAAATATTCCTGGTGTTTATACTTATACAGCAGTAGCAAGTGACGGAATTTGTACAGCCACAGCAACAAAAATAATTAATGTAATTGATCTTAGCAGCTGTCAGACTTTAGCAGAAAGAGTTTATGCTACCGGACAAACATCAGGTTCAATCATTACGGGAACTGTTACTGCTGGGACAAATGCTATAGATGGCAATCCTCAAACATTCTCAACTATTACTACAGGTTTAGGACTTCTAGGAGTAGGGACAACATGGCAGGATTTGACTTGGCCAACAACAATTGCAAAAGGAACGCCAGTTACAATTAAACTAGGTTCAGAGTATAGTTTACTGGCTGTTGGACAAAACTTATCAGTAGTGGGATTGAACGGAAGTACGCCAATTGGAGCAATGCAGTCAGTTTCAGGATCATTATTGAATTTAATTTCAGGAGATAATACTTATGAATTTACTTTTGTTCCTTCGGATGCTTCAGGCCCTCAGGATTATACAGGAATTCGTATTCAATCAGCTTCAGTTGTAAGTGTTGCTCAAAACACAAAAGTATTTGATGCGCATTACAATAGACCAGTTTCATCCGTAGCATGTACACCAGGGGATATTCAGGATATATTTTACGGAGCAACAGATTTAGGGCTTCCAGTTGGAGCAGTTACTGGTACAGTTGGAGTAAGCGACGCATGGAATATTGCAGATAATGATATTACTACATTTGCAACAATGTACAGTGCAGTGGGAGTTTTAACTGCTGCAGATTTGACAGTTCAGTTCAAAACTCCATCTGTTGTGAGTGATACTTTAAGAATTGTAATATCTAAACCAGGAACACTTTTAGATGTAAATTTATTGACTGGATTTACAATTCAGCGTTATTTAGGTAATGTTGCTGTTGGAGCTCCGATTCAAAATACAAGCACATTGTTAAGTTTAAGACTGCTTCCAGGGAATTCTTTAGCAATGGTATTAGTTTCTTCTCCAACAGAAATCTATGATAGAGTTAGAATTCGTTTTGGAGGAGTAGCAGGTGTATTAGATTTCTTAAGAGTTCATACGGTAGAAAGAACGGCTAATACAACAGTTATAGGAGCAGATCCTCAGAATAAAATAACAGTCTGTCCAGGGTCAGACATCACGCTTCAGATTCCTGAAGATGCTTGTTCTACCTATATTTGGTATGATGCAATAACAGGAGGAAATCCATTAGCATCTGGTATTAAATACACGGTACTAGCAAATTTAGCGGCAGGAATTTATAAATACTATGTGCAACCGGTACGTTATGGTTGTGAAACTTTTGCAAGAGGGGAAGTAACCGTTGAGGTAAAAGCTTCTGCTCCAGTAAATGCTTTAACAGATATTACTTTAAATGGAGGAACAACTACTTCAATTTGTTCAATTTCAGGATCAGTAACATTAGCAACTAGCTTAAGTGGAACTCCAGTTTTAACTAATCCAGTATACCACTGGTATAGCTTGAATGGAACAACTCATCAGTTAATTCCAGGCGAAACAACCTCACAATTAGTTGTAAACGGATTATTACCAGGAACCTATACTTATTATGTTGGAGTGAGCTCAGATCAATTCTGCGAAACTTCAGAAGCAGATAGAAAACAAATTACGTTTACAATTCTGCCTCCTTCAACAGTAAATGATATTTTGGTTGATGATGTAACAGTTTGCCATAGTGTACCAGCTTCATTAACACCGACAGCACCTTCATTAACTAGTCCAGTATTTACCTGGTATTTGGATGTTAATAAAACACAGCCAATTACAAGTGGTTCTGTTATAGCAGGAGTAACTTATACAATTGATGCTGCTGGTGTATTGACAGCTGTTGGATTGACAAAAGCAATGAGTCCAATCACTTATTATGTTGCGGTTTCTAGCAGCAATACATGTGAGAACCTAGCAGGTACTTTGCAAGATGCAGTGATTATAATTAGTGATCCAAATACACCAACAACAACAGATACAACACAAGATTTTTGTTCTGTAATTACCCCTACAGTTGCAAACATTCAAGTAAATGAAAGTAATGTTGTATGGTATAATGTCGAAACAGGAGGAACTCCGTTAGCATCGACTACAGCTTTAGTAAATGGAATTTATTATGCTGCAGCGACAGATGCAATTACTGGCTGTGAAAGTAGTATAAGATTGGCTGTTACAATTTCAATAAATGATCCAGGAACACCGACATTAGTAACAGCAGGAACACAGAATTTCTGTTTAGTAAACGCTCCGACATTTGCAAGTATTCAAACTAACGAAAGTAATATAGTTTGGTATACTGCTTTAACTGGAGGAACATTGATTCCATCAACAACTGTTTTGACAACTGGACAGTATTTTGCAGCAATTTCAGATCCAGCAACAGGCTGTGAAAGCGCCGTAAGATTAACAGTTGATGTAATAGTTAGCGATCCGGGAACACCAACATTGGTAACAGCAGGAACTCAGAATTTCTGTTTAGAAGATGCACCTACATTTGCGAGCATTCAGACAAACGAAAGTAATATTGTATGGTATACGGCTTTAACCGGCGGAACATTAATTCCATCTGCCGCAGCATTGACAACCGGAACATATTATGCTGCTATCAGCGATCCGGCAACAGGCTGTGAAAGCGCTTCTAGACTAACAGTAGAGGTTATTGTAAATGATCCGGGGACACCGACTTTAGTAACAGCAGGAACTCAGAATTTCTGTTTAGTAAATGCACCGACTTTTGCAAGTGTTCAATTCAATCAAAGCAATATTATCTGGTATACAGCTTTATCAGGCGGAACAGTAATTGCGCCAACAACAGCGTTAACAAGCGGTACATATTATGCATCAATTTCAGATCCAGCAACAGGCTGTGAAAGTGCATCAAGACTAACTGTTGATGTAATTGTTAGTGATCCGGGAACACCAACATTGGTAACAGCAGGAACTCAGAATTTCTGTTTAGTAAATGCTCCAACATTTGCAAGTATTCAAACTAACGAAAGTAATATAGTTTGGTATACTGCTTTAACTGGAGGAACATTGATTCCATCAACAACTGTTTTGACAACTGGACAGTATTTTGCAGCAATTTCAGATCCAGCAACAGGCTGTGAAAGCGCCGTAAGATTAACAGTTGATGTAATAGTTAGCGATCCGGGAACACCGACATTAGTAACAGCAGGAACTCAGAATTTCTGTTTAGAAGATGCACCTACATTTGCGAGCATTCAGACAAACGAAAGCAATATTGTATGGTATACGGCTTTAACGGGCGGAATATTAATTCCATCTGCTGCAGCATTGACAACCGGAACATATTATGCTGCTATCAGCGATCCGGCAACAGGCTGTGAAAGCGCTTCTAGACTAACAGTAGAAGTTATTGTAAATGATCCGGGGACACCGACTTTAGTAACAGCAGGAACTCAGAATTTCTGTTTAGTAAATGCACCGACTTTTGCAAGTGTTCAATTTAATCAAAGCAATATTATCTGGTATACAGCTTTAACAGGCGGAACAGTAATTGCGCCAACAACAGCGTTGACAACAGGACAATATTTCGCAGCAATTTCAGATCCAGCAACAGGCTGTGAAAGTGCTGTAAGACTAACAGTTGATGTAATTGTTAGTGATCCGGGAACACCGACTTTAGTAACAGCAGGAACTCAAAACTTCTGTTTGGTAAATGCACCGACTTTTGCAAGTGTTCAATTCAATCAAAGCAATATTATCTGGTATACAGCTTTAACAGGCGGAACATTGATTCCATCAACAATAGCGTTAACCAGTGGGACATATTACGCAGCAATTTCAGACCCAGCAACAGGTTGTGAAAGTTCAGTAAGATTACAGGTTGCAGTAAGTGTAACTGATCCAGCTACGCCAACAACAAATGCGACGACACAAACTTTCTGTTCTGGAGTAAATCCAACAGTTGCTAACATTCAAGTGAATGAAAGTAATGTAGTTTGGTATACAACACAAAATGGGGGAACTGCATTAGCTTCAACGGCTGTATTAACAACAGCTACATATTTTGGAGCTATAAAAGATCCAGTAACAGGATGCGAAAGCAGTGTGAGATTACAAGTAGCAGTTACAGTTGGAAACACAATAAATCCAACAACAAATAATACTGCACAAACTTTCTGTTCTACTACGGTACCTACAATAGCTAATATTCAGGTAAACGAAAGTAATGTAACTTGGTATACAGCTGCAACAGGAGGAACGGCACTTCCAGCAGGAACAGTATTGACTTCAGGAGTTTATTTTGGAAATATTGTGGATGCTGCAACAGGTTGTGAAAGCACAACACGTTTACAGGTAACAGTTACAGTTGTCAATCCTAGTGCAACACCAACAACAAATAATGCGACTCAGAACTTCTGTACGCTCAATTCGCCAACAGTTGCGAATATCCAAGTGAACGAAGCAAATGTAGTTTGGTATACAACAGCAACTGGAGGAACGGCACTTGCAACAACTGCAGCGCTTACAACAGGTATCTATTATGGAGCAGTTTCTAGTGCGATTGGTTGTGAAAATCCAGTTAGACTTGCTGTTACTGTAAATGTAAATGCACCAAGTGTCATTACAACTACAAATACAGCTCAGAAATTCTGTTTATCTGCAGTGCCAACATTAGCTAATATTCAAGTAAATGAAGCAAATGTAGTTTGGTATGCTGCTGCGACAGGAGGAACTCCATTGGCTGCTAATACCGCACTTACAGCAACAACTTATTATGCTGGAGCTTTAGCGAATACGACTAATGGCTGTGATAACGGATCAAGATTGGCAATAACTGTTTCATTTGAAAATGATGCGGCTTATCAAATTGCAACAACAGATGATACGCCTTGTGTATTCAAAGGTGTGACATACTCGATCGCTAATGGAAAATCTGATTATGTATGGACAATTAACGGAGGTACAATTGTTACTGGAGGAGGTACAGCAGACGGTTCTGTTACGGTTTCTTGGTCAGATGTAGGCCCTGGAACAGTTACGGTGTCTTATATCAATACTTGTGATGAAAGAACAACTAAAACATTAAATGTTAGTGTAACAAGCTGTTCTGACTTAACAATCACTCATACGGTTGATAATCCAACTCCAAATTTTGGTGATAAAGTAACTTTTACAATCACAGTTAACAATGTTGGAGAAGGGGATTTTATCAATACAATTGTGAGCAATTTGCTTCCAAGCGGATTAGAATTGGTAAGTTCATCTACAACTTCAGGAACATACGATCCAAATACACAACTTTGGACAATTCCAAGATTAAATGCAGGACAAAGCGTGGTATTAACAATCGTTGCAGAAGTATTGCCTAACGGAAATTATACTAGCGTTGCAACAGTTGAAACTTCGACTCCTTTAGATGTTGATGCATCGAATAATTCAGCTTCAGTTACATTAGAACCAATTTGTTTGACAGTTTACAATGAGTTTACGCCAAATAATGACGGTAAAAATGATCTGTTCAGAATTGACTGTATCGAATCTTATCCAAACAACGAGTTGAAGGTATTTAACAGATACGGAGCATTAGTGTACAGTAAAACACACTATGAAAATGATTGGAACGGAACTGCAAATGTATCCGGAGTTGTTAATAGAGGAGATATGCTGCCAACAGGTACTTATTTTTATGTGATCACCATCGGAGATGGAACGGTTAAAAAAGGCTGGTTATCTATTATGAGATAA
- a CDS encoding PorP/SprF family type IX secretion system membrane protein — protein MKLYIKSLETYFILICSLITVCATAQQDPQYTQYMYNTMAVNPAYAGSTGTIEAALLYRSQWIGIDGAPETQSFSIHSPLRNEKVGLGLSVVNDKIGPSNELYFDGNFSYSLPLGYEKRLAFGLKAGARMLNIDWSKGRYYDNDDVLLNQNINNQMKLAVGAGIYYYTDKWYVGASVPNFIRNDYYDDVQESIDYDRMHFFLMGGYVFDLNPNLKFKPAFLVKAVSGAPISADISANFMIQEKFVIGGAYRTDDSVSILAGFQIAPSFYLGYAFDYTVSQLNKYNDGSHEIILRYQFVKNQSKIKSPRFF, from the coding sequence ATGAAACTATATATAAAATCATTAGAAACGTATTTCATTTTAATATGTTCTCTTATTACGGTTTGTGCAACAGCGCAGCAAGATCCTCAATATACACAGTATATGTATAACACTATGGCGGTAAATCCAGCGTATGCTGGATCTACCGGAACCATAGAAGCAGCACTTTTATATCGTTCTCAATGGATTGGAATTGATGGCGCTCCAGAAACGCAGTCATTTTCTATTCACTCCCCTCTCCGAAATGAAAAAGTAGGTTTGGGATTAAGTGTTGTTAATGATAAAATAGGCCCTTCTAATGAGCTGTATTTTGATGGAAACTTTTCTTATTCATTACCTTTAGGATATGAAAAAAGACTTGCTTTTGGTTTAAAAGCAGGAGCAAGAATGCTAAACATCGATTGGTCAAAAGGAAGATATTATGACAACGATGATGTTTTGTTAAATCAAAACATTAATAATCAAATGAAATTGGCAGTGGGAGCAGGAATTTATTATTACACTGATAAATGGTATGTAGGAGCCTCTGTTCCAAATTTTATAAGAAATGATTACTATGACGATGTTCAGGAATCTATAGATTATGATCGTATGCATTTCTTTTTAATGGGAGGTTATGTTTTTGATTTGAATCCAAATTTAAAATTCAAACCAGCATTTTTAGTAAAAGCAGTTAGCGGAGCACCGATTTCCGCAGATATATCAGCAAATTTTATGATTCAGGAAAAATTTGTCATAGGAGGAGCATATCGAACAGATGATTCTGTGAGTATACTGGCAGGTTTTCAGATTGCACCAAGTTTTTATCTCGGATATGCATTTGATTACACTGTAAGTCAATTGAATAAATACAACGATGGTTCTCATGAGATCATCTTGCGTTATCAATTCGTGAAAAATCAAAGCAAAATCAAATCTCCTCGATTCTTCTAA